The Kribbella amoyensis genomic sequence GATCCGGCTGACCGCGCGGCACGACTGCGAACCGGGTGACGCCAACGGCGCCGTCCTCTGCGACGCCGACCTGCGGATCCTGAGCCTGCCGGCCGACCGGTACGACGAGTACTCCACCGGGATCCGCGCGGAGTACGCGCACATCGGTGACCGCGACTTCGCCCGCGGCCGGATGAAGTTCCTGCAGGGGCTGAGCGAGACCCCGCTGTACGCGACCAGCCGGGCCCGCGAGCGCTGGGAAGAGGCGGCCCGCGACAACCTGACCCGGGAGCTGACCACCTGGGCCCCTAGAGCCGCCCGGCCAGTGGCCGGGCTGATTCCGATGATCTACCTGGGCGCCGCCCTCGGCGTGGTGATCGCGGCGTCGGTCCTGCTCGGCCGTGGTCTCGGCGCCGCCCCGCGCTGGCCGGCCGCCGCCGACGAGGTCCGTGGGTTCCCGGTCTGGGCGCCGATCGCCGGGACCGCGGTGTCGGCCGGACTGGCGTGCGCGTGGTTCCGGCGGCGGCACCCGAAGCTGCTGACGATCCCCGCGATCGGCTTCGCCACGCTCGGCGTCGTCGCGGTCGGTCTGTGCTGGTGGCGCTGGCCCGCAGCCCAACCGGGCGCCGCGATGAGCGAGCGCTGGCCGTACTTGATGCTCGCCTCAGTCGCCCTGGTCCTGGCCGGGGCCCTGCTAGCGCTCGCCCGACGGCTCCGGATGGCGCCCCCTTACGCGGTGGCGCCTCCGCGAGCGACCGGGCTCGGGGTGGTCGTGGTGTGCGCGTCGCTGCTCGCCTGGATCGTGGTGTCGGCCGGTGAGCCGTTCGTCCAGGCGCGGCTCGAGACCGCGAACACGGTCAGCACCACCGCGACGGCACCGCCCGGAGTCATGCCCGTCCAGCTCGACGGTGAGCTCGCGTGGAACCGGCAGGTGCCCGCGACGGGCGCGATCGCCGGCACCGTCGGCGGCGTCGCCGAACTGCGGCCCGACGGCGTGGTGATGTCCGACGCGACCACCGGCCAGATCCGCTGGCGGTACTCCCGCGCCGACGTGGACGGCGCGGCCGCGGCGGGTTCGAGCGGCCTCCTGGTCTCCAGCGACGGCCGGACCCTGGCCGCCCACCTCCCGTACGGCGGCACCCGCGCGCCGAGCGGCATCGACCTCCCGACGTACGCGGTGCTCGACGCCGACAGCGGCAAGGTCCTCACCGAGGTCCACACCAGCGGGACGGCGGTCGCGGTGAACTCGGACCAGTTCCTCGTGGCCGAAGGCGAGTACCTCGTCGCGCACGGCGTGAGCAACCCCACGCACTGGCGGGCGAAGATGCAGTGCACCGTCAGCCAGGGCGTCCTGCTGAACGACCAAGCCGTCGTCGTCGACGCGTGCGGTGGCAACGGCGCCGTGGTCCGTGGGCTCGACGTGACCAACGGCAAGCAGCTCTGGGAGGCCAACCTCGGTCTCCGCTTCGACCTCAGCGCCGAACTCGACCCGGCCACCTGGGTCGGCGAACTGGTTGCCATCCCGGACACCCGCGAGGTCGCCGGTCTGGTCTGGACCAGCGACGCGGGCGGCACCCTGCATCAGTGGTCCCTCGACGTCACCGAGGGCCGCGTCCTGTGGACCGCACCGGTCCCCGGTACCCCGCGACCGCGCCTCGGCCCGGCGTCCTGCGACGCGCAGCTGACCGCGACCCACTCGTCGCTGGTCCTCGTGACCTGCCGCAACAGCAACGAGCCAGGGTCGGCCCAGACGTACGACGTGTCCGCGGTCAGCCCGGCGGACGGTACCTCCCAGTGGCACCACCTGCTGCAGGTCCCGCCGAAGCTGCAGCGGCCCGAGTTCCCCCGGCAGGGGTTCGGCCTGTTGCCGGACGGCCGGGTGGTCACGCTGATGCCACAGGAGAACGGCATCTGCTCCCCGGTCATGATCGGCACCAGCGGGATCCAGCCGCGCCCGATCATCGCCAACTCGTCCGCGGCACCGACGGCCGAACGGGACGCGCTCACCTGCAACAAGCCGACCGCGACGGTCGCGGGTGGGCGCCCGATCTTCAGTGACGGCACCCGGTTGTTCGCCCTCAACTGAGCCGTCATGGTCTACCCTCCCTGCATGGATCTGACCGCGTCGGCCCTGGTCGGCGAACTCCGCGCGAACGCCAACCCCGCCGAGCGCTCGCAGAAGCACTACCACGGCTCCGCCGGCGTGCTCGGGGTCCGGATGGGGACGTTGTTCGAGATCTCCAAGCGGTTCACCGCGCTCCCCCTCACCGAGGTGGACCGGTTGCTCGACATCGCGGAGTACGAGCCTCGGCTGGCCGCGTTCTGCGTGCTCGACTTCAAGGCCCGCAAGCCGAAGCTGCCGGCCGACGAACGCCGGGCCTGCTACGAGCTGTACCTCGGCCGGCACGACCGCATCGACACCTGGGACATGGTCGACCGGGCCGCCCCGCGCGTGGTCGGCACCTACTTGCTCGACAAGCCGCGGACCCCGCTCTTCGACCTCGCCCGGACCACCGACCCGCTCCGCCGCCGGACCGCGATGACGGCCCCGCTCGCCTTCACCAAGTCGGGTGACAGCGCCGCGTTGGCGGACCTCTTCGCCCTCGCGGAACTGCTCGTCGACGACACCGACCCGGTCGTGTCGAAGCCGGTCGGGATCGCGCTCAAGTACGCCGGGACCGCCGACGAACCGGCGCTCCGTGCCTTCCTCGACCAGCACGCGTCCCGGATGCCGCGACCCGCTCTGCGGTACGCGGTGGAGAAGCTCGACCCGGCGGTCCGGCAGTCCTATCTGGGCTGACCGGAGCCCCTTCCGGCCGGCGGGAATTATGTTGCCACCGGCCCGGTTGATCCCTACCGTGATGACCATGTTCCGCACGGATTCTGTTGCGTACCTGTCGGCCTCGGGCCTGACGGGCGCTGTCGTGTGGACGTCAGCGGATTCAGATCTCTGCACCGGCGCGCGAAGCCGACCCTCCTCCTGCTGAGCAGGACCCGCGGAGGAGGGTGGACCGCTCACCGGCCCCCTCCCGTGCGGTGACAGCGCTGCGGAAGTGGAGCCGGGGGTCCTGGCTCGTACCCCGAATCTTCTGACAGCAAAGGAAAACTCATGGCCAAGAGCCAGTTCGTGCGGACCAAGCCGCACCTCAACATCGGCACGATGGGGCACGTCGACCACGGCAAGACCACGCTGACCGCCGCGATCACCAAGGTGCTCGCCGAGCGCGACCCGAACGTCAACGCGTTCGTCGCGTTCGACGGGATCGACCGGGCGCCGGAGGAGGTCCAGCGCGGGATCACCATCAACATCGCCCACGTCGAGTACGAGACCGCCACCCGACACTACGCGCACGTGGACATGCCGGGGCACGCCGACTACGTGAAGAACATGATCACCGGTGCCGCCCAGGTGGACGCCGCGATCCTGGTCGTGTCGGCGCAGGACGGTGCGATGCCGCAGACGCGTGAGCACGTGCTGCTCGCGCAACGCGTCGGCGTACCGTACCTGGTGGTCGCGCTCAACAAGGCGGACGCCGCGGAGGACCCGGACCTGCTC encodes the following:
- a CDS encoding PQQ-binding-like beta-propeller repeat protein, whose product is MDLRDRWNRLLPRAQPLGDDLLARYAEQQRHYHDQRHLAEMLDTIDELADLAEDPDTVRLAAWFHDAIYDPKADPGENEEVSAQLAELELAAYGVEADRVEEIGRLIRLTARHDCEPGDANGAVLCDADLRILSLPADRYDEYSTGIRAEYAHIGDRDFARGRMKFLQGLSETPLYATSRARERWEEAARDNLTRELTTWAPRAARPVAGLIPMIYLGAALGVVIAASVLLGRGLGAAPRWPAAADEVRGFPVWAPIAGTAVSAGLACAWFRRRHPKLLTIPAIGFATLGVVAVGLCWWRWPAAQPGAAMSERWPYLMLASVALVLAGALLALARRLRMAPPYAVAPPRATGLGVVVVCASLLAWIVVSAGEPFVQARLETANTVSTTATAPPGVMPVQLDGELAWNRQVPATGAIAGTVGGVAELRPDGVVMSDATTGQIRWRYSRADVDGAAAAGSSGLLVSSDGRTLAAHLPYGGTRAPSGIDLPTYAVLDADSGKVLTEVHTSGTAVAVNSDQFLVAEGEYLVAHGVSNPTHWRAKMQCTVSQGVLLNDQAVVVDACGGNGAVVRGLDVTNGKQLWEANLGLRFDLSAELDPATWVGELVAIPDTREVAGLVWTSDAGGTLHQWSLDVTEGRVLWTAPVPGTPRPRLGPASCDAQLTATHSSLVLVTCRNSNEPGSAQTYDVSAVSPADGTSQWHHLLQVPPKLQRPEFPRQGFGLLPDGRVVTLMPQENGICSPVMIGTSGIQPRPIIANSSAAPTAERDALTCNKPTATVAGGRPIFSDGTRLFALN
- a CDS encoding DNA alkylation repair protein; protein product: MDLTASALVGELRANANPAERSQKHYHGSAGVLGVRMGTLFEISKRFTALPLTEVDRLLDIAEYEPRLAAFCVLDFKARKPKLPADERRACYELYLGRHDRIDTWDMVDRAAPRVVGTYLLDKPRTPLFDLARTTDPLRRRTAMTAPLAFTKSGDSAALADLFALAELLVDDTDPVVSKPVGIALKYAGTADEPALRAFLDQHASRMPRPALRYAVEKLDPAVRQSYLG